One region of Faecalibacter bovis genomic DNA includes:
- the rlmD gene encoding 23S rRNA (uracil(1939)-C(5))-methyltransferase RlmD, which yields MGRKVKQKIILNNIEVLRAGAKGVSVGKTEEGKTVLIKGAIPGDVVDVHVLKKKSSYLEGQAVAFHKKSEFRVEPQCEHFGVCGGCKWQDMSYDAQLKFKHDEVVNNLVRIGGFKDIENETDYIVGSKEQYFYRNKLEFTFSNARWLTLEEINSGKDFNDRDVVGFHIPGAWSKVLDVTKCHLQRDPSNAIRLEAKRFALEHNLDFFDLKNQEGLLRTLMIRTSQNGELMVLVQFFREEKENIEAFLQNLKDKFPEITSLLYAINPKQNDSVYDLDIQVFAGEDHIMEQMEDLNFKIGPKSFYQTNPAQAYELYKITRDFAGLEGNELVYDLYTGTGTIAQFVSKKVKKVVGIESVPEAIEAAKAAAERNGITNCDFYCGDMKDVLNQEFIEQHGIPDVIITDPPRDGMHKKVVENILFMNPKRVVYVSCNSATQARDLELMKDQYKIVKVQPVDMFPQTHHVENIVVLERI from the coding sequence ATGGGAAGAAAAGTGAAGCAAAAAATCATCTTAAATAACATCGAAGTTTTACGCGCAGGTGCGAAAGGTGTTTCTGTTGGAAAAACAGAGGAAGGAAAAACAGTTTTAATTAAAGGTGCTATTCCTGGAGATGTTGTAGATGTACACGTTTTAAAGAAAAAAAGCAGTTATTTAGAAGGACAAGCAGTAGCTTTCCATAAAAAATCTGAATTTAGAGTAGAACCTCAATGTGAGCATTTTGGAGTTTGTGGTGGTTGTAAATGGCAAGATATGAGCTACGATGCTCAGCTAAAATTTAAACACGACGAAGTAGTAAACAATTTAGTTCGCATTGGTGGATTTAAAGATATAGAAAACGAAACAGATTATATTGTAGGTTCTAAAGAACAATATTTCTATCGTAATAAATTAGAATTTACATTTTCTAATGCACGTTGGTTAACTTTAGAAGAAATTAATTCTGGTAAAGATTTTAACGATCGTGATGTCGTAGGATTCCACATTCCTGGCGCATGGTCAAAAGTTTTAGATGTAACAAAATGTCACTTACAACGTGATCCATCTAATGCTATTCGTTTAGAAGCAAAACGTTTTGCTTTAGAACATAATTTAGATTTCTTCGATTTAAAAAATCAAGAAGGTTTATTACGTACCTTAATGATTCGTACTTCTCAAAACGGAGAATTAATGGTATTGGTTCAATTCTTCCGCGAAGAAAAAGAAAATATTGAAGCATTTTTACAAAACTTAAAAGATAAGTTTCCTGAAATTACTTCTTTATTATATGCTATTAATCCAAAACAAAACGATTCTGTTTACGATTTAGATATTCAAGTTTTTGCTGGCGAAGATCATATTATGGAACAAATGGAGGATTTAAACTTCAAAATTGGTCCAAAATCATTTTACCAAACAAATCCAGCCCAAGCGTATGAATTATACAAAATTACGCGTGATTTTGCAGGATTAGAAGGAAACGAATTGGTATATGATTTATATACTGGTACAGGTACAATCGCACAATTCGTATCTAAAAAAGTAAAAAAAGTAGTTGGTATAGAATCTGTTCCTGAAGCAATTGAAGCTGCTAAAGCTGCTGCTGAACGTAACGGAATTACAAACTGTGATTTTTATTGTGGTGATATGAAAGATGTTTTAAATCAAGAATTTATCGAGCAACACGGTATTCCTGATGTAATTATTACTGATCCACCTCGTGATGGAATGCATAAAAAAGTTGTTGAAAACATTTTATTCATGAATCCTAAGCGTGTTGTTTACGTTTCTTGTAACTCTGCTACACAAGCTCGTGATTTAGAATTAATGAAAGATCAATACAAAATTGTTAAAGTTCAGCCTGTTGATATGTTTCCACAGACGCATCATGTTGAAAATATCGTAGTTTTGGAGCGAATTTAA
- a CDS encoding DUF6452 family protein, producing MNCNYIKNITLLGLALGVFTLTSCEPDDICLAEEAPYVTLKMYYPNSDTELEDTIFYSAYINDTILIESGSNERDLTVLNLPILSTENRTIKYVLEQGSTYKTTFINENDTIVTTHQAPQDIIYVNYQIDNKYNSKACGFGIYYKDANFTTTNNWIQNLEIVNTTIDDATSTNLNIFAEPRRY from the coding sequence ATGAATTGTAATTACATAAAAAATATAACTTTATTAGGTCTTGCGCTTGGAGTGTTTACACTTACAAGCTGCGAGCCTGATGATATCTGCTTAGCAGAAGAAGCGCCCTATGTTACCTTAAAGATGTATTACCCTAACTCAGATACTGAATTAGAAGATACCATCTTTTATAGTGCCTATATTAATGACACCATTTTAATTGAGTCTGGTAGTAACGAAAGAGATTTAACAGTTTTAAATTTACCTATTTTATCGACAGAAAATCGTACGATTAAGTATGTTTTAGAACAAGGTTCTACCTATAAGACTACTTTTATTAATGAAAATGATACAATCGTAACAACTCATCAAGCGCCACAGGATATTATTTATGTAAATTATCAAATTGATAATAAATACAATTCTAAAGCATGTGGATTTGGGATCTATTATAAAGATGCTAATTTTACAACTACCAACAATTGGATTCAAAATTTAGAAATCGTTAATACAACTATAGATGATGCAACGTCAACTAATCTTAACATTTTTGCTGAACCTCGTCGCTATTAA
- a CDS encoding DUF6048 family protein: MQRQLILTFLLNLVAINFAFAQINETVKDTVANDSIATIKNPKHFYVGVDFSTPVQTIFSDKQGAQAFVSYQIKPKIHAIAEFGFEKNTFKENHWDVKVDGFFGKVGVNYFIIQEPNNSENGFYIGGRLAYSAYNQKINSYPIKDIYTNQNLGQGSKEQASVNSYWVEVVIGGRVKLYKKLFADFSIHPAVYIASKKQEGIDPLVIPSFGRNNGPFNLPMFWGLSYQLF; encoded by the coding sequence ATGCAACGTCAACTAATCTTAACATTTTTGCTGAACCTCGTCGCTATTAATTTTGCTTTTGCGCAAATTAATGAAACAGTAAAAGACACTGTAGCCAACGATAGTATTGCAACAATCAAAAATCCCAAACATTTTTATGTAGGTGTCGATTTTTCAACACCAGTACAAACTATTTTTTCGGATAAACAAGGTGCACAAGCATTTGTTAGCTATCAAATTAAACCAAAGATTCATGCAATAGCAGAGTTTGGTTTTGAGAAAAATACTTTTAAAGAAAATCATTGGGATGTAAAAGTTGACGGGTTTTTCGGAAAAGTTGGAGTTAATTATTTCATTATACAAGAACCTAATAATTCTGAAAATGGTTTCTATATCGGTGGACGTTTAGCATATTCAGCCTATAACCAGAAAATTAATTCATATCCGATTAAAGATATATACACCAATCAAAACCTTGGTCAAGGTTCTAAAGAACAAGCAAGCGTAAATTCTTATTGGGTTGAAGTTGTAATTGGTGGAAGAGTAAAATTGTACAAAAAATTATTTGCCGATTTTTCTATTCATCCAGCGGTTTATATTGCAAGTAAGAAACAAGAAGGAATTGATCCATTAGTAATTCCAAGCTTTGGAAGAAACAATGGTCCGTTTAATTTACCGATGTTTTGGGGATTATCATATCAATTATTTTAA
- the rpsF gene encoding 30S ribosomal protein S6, with protein MTNYETVFILTPVLSDSQVEEAVNKFNDFVTSNGGEIVAAENWGLKKLAYPIQNKRNGFYHLVEFKTENADLVSQLEVAYKRDERVIRFLTVKLDKHGIEWAEKRRTKLKSNSNK; from the coding sequence ATGACAAATTACGAAACTGTTTTCATTTTAACTCCCGTTCTATCTGACTCTCAGGTAGAGGAAGCAGTTAATAAATTCAATGATTTCGTTACTTCTAACGGAGGTGAAATCGTTGCTGCTGAAAATTGGGGCTTAAAAAAATTAGCTTACCCAATTCAAAACAAAAGAAATGGATTCTACCACTTAGTAGAATTTAAAACTGAAAATGCTGACTTAGTATCTCAATTAGAGGTTGCTTACAAGCGTGATGAGCGTGTTATCCGTTTCTTAACTGTGAAATTAGACAAACACGGTATCGAATGGGCTGAAAAGCGTAGAACAAAATTAAAGTCTAACTCTAACAAGTAA
- the rpsR gene encoding 30S ribosomal protein S18, whose translation MAIDDLAKKAAGGSESEIRYLSPLDIETQSNSKYCRFKKFGIKYVDYKDADFLLQFVNEQGKILPRRYTGTSLKYQRKVSKAIKRARHLALMPFIGDQLK comes from the coding sequence ATGGCAATCGACGATTTAGCAAAAAAAGCAGCAGGAGGTAGCGAATCAGAAATCCGTTACTTATCTCCATTAGATATTGAAACACAATCAAACTCAAAATACTGTCGTTTCAAAAAATTCGGAATCAAATACGTTGACTATAAAGACGCTGATTTCTTATTACAATTCGTAAACGAGCAAGGTAAAATTTTACCTCGTCGTTACACAGGAACTTCTTTAAAATACCAAAGAAAAGTTTCTAAAGCTATTAAAAGAGCACGTCACTTAGCATTAATGCCATTTATCGGTGACCAATTAAAATAA
- a CDS encoding superoxide dismutase: MKKHIYIVAILGTALFFQSCENTKNGGTTETPTAGDSIVEVDSIKVEENVGSPTDVKADPGIYQIKTLKYGYDELSDYIDAKTMETHYGKHYLGYINNLNTALKDADISESNIVKLLNNESAMKNNAIRNNAGGYYNHLLYFDIMSPTPTKLDEKGALLTKINENFGSVNELKAKLKEAATKRFGSGWAWLIVKEDGSLAVTSTPNQDNPLMAIAEEKGTPILGIDVWEHAYYLKYKNLRADYVDAFFNVLDWKEVENNYSKVAK; the protein is encoded by the coding sequence ATGAAAAAGCATATATACATAGTTGCAATTCTTGGAACAGCACTATTTTTTCAATCGTGCGAAAATACTAAAAATGGTGGAACAACAGAGACACCAACAGCAGGAGATTCTATTGTAGAAGTTGATTCTATAAAAGTTGAAGAAAATGTGGGTAGCCCAACAGATGTAAAAGCTGATCCAGGTATTTATCAAATTAAAACGTTGAAATATGGATATGATGAATTATCTGATTATATTGATGCTAAGACAATGGAAACGCACTATGGTAAACATTACTTAGGATATATTAATAATTTGAACACCGCGTTAAAAGATGCTGATATTAGTGAGAGCAATATCGTAAAATTATTAAATAATGAATCTGCAATGAAAAACAATGCGATTCGTAATAATGCTGGAGGATATTACAATCACCTATTGTATTTTGATATTATGTCGCCAACTCCAACTAAATTAGATGAAAAGGGTGCATTATTAACTAAAATTAACGAGAATTTTGGTTCAGTAAATGAATTAAAAGCTAAGTTAAAAGAAGCGGCTACAAAAAGATTTGGATCTGGATGGGCTTGGTTAATTGTAAAAGAAGATGGTTCTTTAGCAGTAACTTCAACTCCAAATCAAGATAATCCATTAATGGCGATTGCCGAAGAAAAAGGAACTCCAATTTTAGGTATTGATGTATGGGAACATGCTTATTATTTAAAATATAAGAATTTAAGAGCTGATTATGTTGATGCTTTCTTTAATGTTTTAGATTGGAAAGAAGTTGAAAACAACTATAGCAAAGTAGCTAAATAA
- the hemE gene encoding uroporphyrinogen decarboxylase: MIKNDLLLRALRGEEVERPPVWMMRQAGRYLPEFIELRDKYDFFTRCQTPELAAEITVQPIRRFPLDAAIIFSDILVVPQAMGMDFEMRPGVGPWLENPIRTLQDVENIPVVDVEEELGYVYAAMDLTKKELDNNIPLIGFAGSPWTILCYAVEGQGSKSFDKAKSFCFKNPIAAHMLLEKITQTTIDYLLKKVEHGANVIQIFDSWGGMLSPADYDEFSWKYIERIVNEVSKVVPVTVFAKGCWFALEKMADSNASGLGVDWTITPELARQFTGNKKTLQGNFDPARLLSPPEKIQELVVDMIDRFGTQKYIANLGHGILPNVPVENAQAFIEAVVNYKKK; the protein is encoded by the coding sequence ATGATTAAAAATGATTTGCTTTTAAGAGCATTAAGAGGAGAAGAAGTAGAGCGTCCACCAGTATGGATGATGCGTCAAGCTGGTCGTTATTTACCAGAATTTATCGAATTAAGAGATAAATATGACTTCTTTACGCGTTGCCAAACGCCAGAATTAGCAGCAGAAATTACTGTACAGCCAATTCGTCGTTTTCCATTAGATGCAGCTATTATCTTTTCAGATATTTTAGTTGTTCCTCAAGCAATGGGAATGGATTTTGAAATGAGACCAGGAGTAGGACCATGGTTAGAGAATCCGATCCGTACGTTACAAGATGTAGAAAATATTCCAGTTGTAGATGTTGAAGAAGAATTAGGATACGTTTACGCTGCAATGGATTTAACGAAAAAAGAATTAGATAACAATATTCCATTAATTGGATTTGCAGGATCACCTTGGACAATCTTATGTTATGCAGTAGAAGGGCAAGGTTCTAAATCTTTCGATAAAGCAAAATCTTTCTGTTTCAAGAACCCAATCGCGGCTCACATGTTATTAGAAAAGATTACACAAACAACGATTGATTACTTATTAAAGAAAGTAGAACATGGTGCAAATGTGATTCAGATTTTTGATTCTTGGGGTGGAATGTTATCTCCAGCTGATTACGATGAATTCTCTTGGAAATACATCGAAAGAATCGTGAACGAAGTTTCTAAAGTTGTTCCAGTTACTGTTTTTGCGAAAGGATGTTGGTTTGCTTTAGAAAAAATGGCAGATTCTAACGCATCAGGTTTAGGAGTTGATTGGACAATTACACCAGAATTAGCACGTCAGTTTACAGGTAATAAGAAAACTTTACAAGGTAACTTTGATCCTGCTCGTTTATTATCTCCACCAGAGAAAATTCAAGAATTAGTGGTTGATATGATTGATCGTTTCGGAACTCAAAAATATATAGCTAATTTAGGTCACGGAATTTTACCTAATGTACCAGTAGAAAATGCACAAGCTTTTATCGAAGCAGTTGTAAATTATAAGAAAAAATAG
- a CDS encoding uroporphyrinogen-III synthase, whose product MIQSVLFTKEINKDWLIDQLGKEILIDCRPTLQIDLTDETIIQNQINPNCKQFIITSQNSVKAIQNLNLEGDFYVVGKKTASKLRELNFNVVLETDYAKELAPELLKIETDKNWNFFCGNTRRDLLIDELTLNNHSVNEIITYQSTPVFYKVEQNYDAYVFFSPLSFQSFVKNNSIPTNSTIFTVGKTTTSEVEKVYINHNIITAEIPLVDVVVNNIKHCIND is encoded by the coding sequence ATGATACAATCTGTATTATTTACTAAAGAGATTAATAAAGATTGGTTAATCGATCAATTAGGCAAAGAAATACTAATTGATTGTCGGCCAACTTTACAAATTGATTTAACGGATGAAACAATAATTCAAAATCAAATTAATCCAAATTGTAAACAGTTTATCATTACAAGTCAAAATTCAGTTAAAGCCATTCAAAATTTAAATTTGGAAGGCGATTTTTATGTAGTAGGAAAGAAAACTGCTTCTAAACTGAGAGAATTAAATTTTAACGTGGTTTTGGAAACGGATTATGCTAAAGAATTGGCACCCGAACTTCTAAAAATCGAAACAGATAAAAATTGGAATTTTTTCTGTGGAAATACACGTCGAGATTTATTGATTGATGAATTAACGTTGAATAATCATTCTGTAAACGAAATTATTACTTATCAATCAACACCTGTTTTTTACAAAGTAGAACAAAACTATGATGCGTATGTGTTTTTCAGTCCATTATCGTTCCAAAGCTTTGTTAAAAACAATTCAATTCCAACAAATTCAACTATTTTTACAGTAGGAAAAACAACGACTTCAGAGGTCGAAAAAGTGTATATCAATCACAACATTATTACCGCAGAAATTCCATTGGTAGATGTTGTTGTTAACAATATAAAACATTGCATTAATGATTAA
- the hemC gene encoding hydroxymethylbilane synthase gives MKTIRIGTRQSPLALWQANKVASLLEAKGCATEIVPVTSEGDDNLKQPIYSLGLTGVFTRSLDIALLNDKVDIAVHSLKDVPTVLPEGLELIAYPERANSNDILVYKSEDIFEKEHRTIATGSLRRKAFWNHKYPQDIVVDLRGNVQLRLQKLIDNDWDGAVFAFAGLDRSEILEELKEKNLHYKIIDWMVAAPSQGILGIVVKQGFEMPSLNDEECELFATVERQFLNVLEGGCTAPIGALVEKKDENTYSFKGAVLSIDGQEMLTIENEFQKDEYVNKGREFAEELIAKGAAEMITKIKQEIGQR, from the coding sequence ATGAAAACGATAAGAATTGGTACGCGTCAAAGTCCTTTAGCACTTTGGCAAGCCAATAAAGTAGCTTCTTTATTAGAAGCAAAAGGATGTGCGACCGAAATTGTTCCGGTAACTTCTGAAGGTGATGATAATTTAAAACAACCAATTTATTCTTTAGGTTTAACAGGTGTTTTTACACGTTCTTTAGATATTGCTTTATTAAATGATAAAGTAGATATTGCAGTACATTCTTTAAAAGATGTTCCTACTGTTTTACCAGAAGGATTAGAATTAATCGCCTACCCAGAACGTGCCAATTCTAACGATATCTTAGTTTATAAATCAGAAGATATTTTCGAGAAAGAACACCGTACAATTGCGACAGGTTCTTTACGTCGTAAAGCTTTTTGGAATCATAAATATCCACAAGATATAGTTGTAGATTTAAGAGGAAACGTACAATTACGTTTACAAAAATTAATTGATAATGATTGGGACGGAGCTGTTTTTGCTTTTGCAGGATTAGATCGTTCAGAAATCTTAGAAGAATTAAAAGAAAAAAATCTTCACTATAAAATCATTGATTGGATGGTGGCAGCGCCTTCACAAGGAATTTTAGGGATTGTTGTAAAACAAGGTTTTGAAATGCCAAGTTTAAACGATGAAGAATGTGAATTATTCGCTACTGTAGAACGTCAATTTTTAAATGTTTTAGAAGGAGGTTGTACAGCACCAATTGGAGCTTTAGTAGAGAAAAAAGATGAAAATACATATTCTTTTAAAGGAGCAGTTTTATCGATTGATGGACAAGAAATGTTAACAATCGAAAATGAATTCCAAAAAGATGAATACGTAAACAAAGGACGCGAATTTGCTGAAGAATTAATCGCAAAAGGAGCGGCTGAAATGATTACAAAAATTAAACAAGAAATAGGACAACGTTAA
- the hemA gene encoding glutamyl-tRNA reductase has product MTIRGNKEEQRFYVIGISYEKADAETRGKYTFFPEQVEAFTKDSQANGLENFFVVSTCNRTEFYGFADSEDQMVEQYCKFTEGNANEFRQFMMVKEGEEAISHLFRVSSGLESQILGDFDIIGQIKIWFVRFKKMGASNAFLERLVNTAIQISKKVKNETFLSNGSASVAYSAVNFIQQTQPDLTGKNILLYGIGKIGRNTCANLVKQYPTTNITLINRTKAKAEAIALKHHVKVKDHSELQEELKNTDILIVATGASVHTITEDMIPYDKQMIIIDMSVPENVVHTLASRESIQLVNVDGLSKMVDDTIAQRRNAVPEAIAIIDEYSKEFYEWLENREFVPAIQSFKSRLEFLQKHELNNLRKDNIEISEQEIMLTNKLMQKITNQFASFLIENRDDSKETIELIEKMFHLKQA; this is encoded by the coding sequence ATGACAATTAGAGGAAATAAAGAAGAGCAAAGATTTTATGTGATCGGAATTAGCTACGAAAAAGCTGATGCCGAAACACGTGGTAAATATACGTTTTTCCCAGAGCAGGTAGAAGCATTTACAAAAGATTCTCAAGCCAACGGGCTTGAAAATTTCTTTGTTGTATCAACATGTAATCGTACAGAGTTTTATGGATTCGCAGACAGCGAAGATCAAATGGTAGAACAATATTGTAAGTTTACTGAAGGTAATGCAAATGAATTCCGTCAATTTATGATGGTGAAGGAAGGTGAGGAGGCAATTTCTCATTTATTTCGTGTTTCATCAGGTTTAGAAAGTCAAATTTTAGGTGACTTTGATATTATCGGTCAAATTAAAATTTGGTTCGTTCGTTTCAAAAAAATGGGCGCATCTAATGCCTTTTTAGAGCGATTAGTTAATACAGCTATTCAGATTTCTAAAAAAGTTAAGAATGAAACTTTTTTAAGTAACGGATCTGCATCTGTTGCTTACTCTGCTGTAAACTTTATTCAACAAACACAACCAGATTTAACTGGTAAAAATATTTTACTTTACGGAATTGGGAAAATTGGACGAAATACTTGTGCCAATTTGGTAAAACAATATCCTACAACAAACATTACTTTAATCAATCGTACAAAAGCAAAAGCTGAAGCAATTGCATTAAAGCATCATGTAAAAGTAAAAGACCACAGCGAACTTCAGGAAGAATTAAAAAATACGGATATCTTAATTGTAGCAACGGGTGCATCTGTGCATACGATTACAGAAGATATGATTCCTTATGATAAACAGATGATTATTATTGATATGTCTGTTCCAGAAAACGTAGTTCATACATTAGCATCACGTGAGTCGATTCAATTAGTGAATGTCGATGGACTTTCGAAAATGGTAGATGATACAATCGCTCAGCGCCGTAACGCGGTGCCTGAAGCGATTGCTATTATTGATGAATATTCTAAGGAATTCTATGAATGGTTAGAGAATCGTGAATTTGTTCCAGCAATTCAATCGTTTAAAAGTAGATTAGAATTCTTACAAAAACACGAATTAAATAACCTAAGAAAAGATAATATCGAAATATCTGAACAAGAAATCATGTTAACAAACAAGTTAATGCAAAAGATTACGAATCAATTTGCATCATTCTTGATTGAAAACCGTGATGATTCTAAAGAAACAATCGAGTTAATCGAAAAAATGTTTCATTTAAAACAAGCATAA